AAATTCAAATTACACAGACAGAAGAGGCTCAACTACTCAATACAATGGTGGTGATTACAGCAACAGAAGATCTAGTAGCACTACTAACTCAAACAGAAGCTACAACTACAATAACGGTAACAGCAGCCCAACCAGAAGCTACTCTCCTAGCCCATCACGTTCTATGAATAGCGGCGGCGGTGGAAGCATGCGATCATCTGGCGGCGGTGGCGGTGGCGGAAGATCTTACGGTGGAGGCGGCGGAGGAAGAAGATAATCTCTTCTTCTCCCGTTTCAGAAATCGAAAAATCAAACTAAATCTTACCCAAAATGAAAAAAATATTCTTCCTACTTATTACAGGACTAACTGTTAGCGTCTCACATTCTCAAGAAGTTTCGGATGCTATTCGCTACGCACAAGATAACATAACCGGAACAGCAAGATTTAGAGCAATGAGCGGTGCATTTGGAGCCGTTGGAGGTGATTTATCTTCTATAACTGTCAATCCTGCAGGGTCTGCCATATTTTCTAATAATCAGGTTGGGGTAACTTTTAGCAATCAATCTACTAAGAATAACTCTGATTATTTTAACACTAAAACCAGCGAAAACGACAATTCTTTTATATTAAACCAAGCTGGTGGTGTTTTTGTTTTTCACGATCATAATCCAAACAACAATTGGAGAAAAATCACAATTGGAGCAACTTACGAAAACACAAGAAATTTCGATAATAGCACATTTTCAGCAGGTACAAACCCTACGCATTCTGTAGGTGATTATTTTTCAGAATTTGCAAATTATGGAAATGGAGGAACTCCGGTACCTTTTCAAGTTATTAATACCGGCAATAATATTACCTATACCTATGGAGATTTAGGATCAAGATATCCTAACGGACAGTACCCAAATCTTTCTGGATATACTGCACAACAAGCTTATTTAGGCTACATGGGAAAAGTTATTGGATATGACAATAATACTAATTCTTATACAACAAAAATTCCTGCCGGAGGAAATTATTATCAGGATAATATATTAAATGAAAGTGGCTACAATAGTAAAGTAAGTTTCAATATTGCTACATCTTATAAAGACAGAATTTATTTTGGAGCCAATCTAAATGTTCACGTTCTGGATTACAGAAGATCAAGCAGTTTTTACGAATCCAATATTAACCCGTTGACTGGAACAGAAACGATATCTAATTTAACTTTCAACAACGACTTATATACTTACGGGAATGGATTCTCTTTTCAACTTGGAGCCATTGCTAAAGTTACAGAAGCTTTCCGTCTTGGTTTAGCTTACGAATCAAACACTTGGTACGATCTTTACGACGAAACTTCTCAAGCTTTATTCACAACAAGACAAGCTCTTAATGGACCTGAACTAAATGCTGATGTAGCCCCAAATGTTGTAAATGTTTACGAATCTTACACTTTACAAACTCCTGGAAAAACAACTTTTAGTGCAGCCTATGTATTTGGAAAATCAGGCTTAATAAGTGTTGATTATTCTATTAAAGATTACGGAAATACAAAATACAAACCTACTAATGGCTTCAACGGTATAAATGATCAAATCAGCAATCAATTAACCAGCAATGGAGAATTAAGAGTTGGCGCCGAATACAAAATAAAACAATTAAGCCTTCGTGGAGGTTACCGTTTTGAAGGAAGTCCTTATAAAGACAAAACTACGATTGGCGACCTAAATAGCTACTCTGGAGGTTTGGGTTACAATTTTGGAGCTACAAAAATAGATTTAGCATATTCTTACTTTGAAAGAAAATCAAATCAGCCATTTTTTGAAACAGGATTTTCTGGCGCTCCAAACATTACATCGAAACTAAATAATGTTTCTTTGACTTTATTATTTGAATTGTAATTAAGAATAAATAGATGAATTGAAATTTCCGTCAGGTCTAACTTGACGGATTTTTTTTAGCCCTGATGGAAGCAACATCCTTTTTCTTGCTCCCTTAGCAAGGAAAAGATATAGCGGACAGCAGGAATAGCTTCATAAAAAACATCTAAAAGAAACGGAAACAAGCGCTGTTTGAATAAAAAAGTGTAATTTTGCACTCCAATTTATAAAAGTATGAGAACCAAGTCTTTAAAAAAGAACAAAATTAACGTAATCACTCTTGGGTGTTCGAAGAATGTATATGACAGTGAAGTGCTTATGGGTCAGCTTCGTGCAAACGGAAAAGAAGTTGAACATGAAGCTCCTGCAGAAAGAGAAGGAAACATTATCGTAATCAACACTTGTGGTTTTATTGACAATGCTAAAGCGGAATCAGTAAACATGATTTTGGAATATGCTGATAAAAAAGACAAAGGATTAGTAGATAAGGTTTTTGTTACAGGATGTTTGTCTGAACGTTACAGACCTGACTTAGAAAAAGAAATCCCGAATGTGGATCAATATTTTGGTACAACTGAATTACCTCAATTATTGAAAGCTTTAGGTGCCGATTATAAACATGAATTATTAGGTGAGCGTTTGACTACAACTCCTAAAAATTATGCTTACCTAAAAATTGCCGAAGGTTGCGACAGACCTTGTAGTTTTTGTGCAATTCCTTTAATGAGAGGTTCTCACGTTTCGCAACCAATCGAAAAACTGGTTAAAGAAGCGCAAGGTTTAGCCAAAAACGGGGTTAAAGAATTGATCTTAATCGCGCAAGACTTAACTTATTATGGTCTTGATATTTATAAAAAGAGAAATCTTGCTGAACTTCTTGAAGAATTAGCAAAAGTAGAAGGTATCGAATGGATTCGTTTGCATTATGCTTATCCTACAGGTTTCCCAATGGATGTTTTGGAACTAATGAAGCGTGAGCCTAAAATCTGTAACTATATAGATATTCCGTTGCAACATATATCTGATTCTATTTTGAAATCGATGCGTCGTGGTACTACTCAGGCTAAAACGACTCAATTATTGAAAGATTTTAGAGCTGCGGTTCCGGGAATGGCAATCAGAACTACTTTGATCGTTGGTTATCCTGGTGAAACTCAGGAAGATTTTGAAATTTTGAAAGATTTTGTTCAGGAAATGAAATTTGACAGAATGGGTTGTTTTGCTTATTCTCATGAAGAAAACACACACGCTTATTTATTGGAAGATAATGTTCCGGATGATGTTAAACAAGCCAGAGCAAACGAAATCATGGAATTACAATCTCAGATTTCATGGGATTTAAATCAGGAGAAAGTTGGACAAGTATTTAGATGTATTATTGACAGAAAAGAAGGTGCTCATTTTGTGGGTAGAACTGAGTTCGATAGTCCGGATGTTGACAATGAAGTCTTGATTGACGCTTCTAAACATTACGTAAAAACTGGCGAATTTGTTAATATACGAATAATAGAGGCGACAGAATTTGATTTATACGGAGAACCTGCTTAAATTTACGCTATACAATATCAATTTTAGATAAAAACAATCTTATGAAACCTACACTATCATTTTTTCTTTTGGTTTTTACTATACTCTGTTTCAATTCTGTTTCGGCACAATACGGAAATGGATATAATAATGGTTACGGTGGCGGTTATGGCAATAATGGCTATGGAAGAGGTGGCGGAATGGGAATGGATCGAAGCATGATGGGTGGTCCGCAACAAAACACGCAAAGCAAACCTAAAGAAATCCCTGTAGAAGAAACGGCCGGTAGAATTGTTGAACAAATGAAACCGGAAGTAAATCTTGATGAACTTCAAGCAATTGCAATTACAAACGTATTGGCAGACAGCTTAAGAGAACAAGGAATTCTTTTGAAAAATGAAAGCAGCAGTCAGGATCAAAAAATCGAGCAAATTAAAGCTTTAAGAGAAAGTACTACTAAAAAAATAACAGCTTTTTTAAATCCTGATCAAGTAGAAAAATACACTACTTTCATGAATAGCTTTAAAGAGGTTAAGAAAGCTAAATCAAAAAAGAAAAAAGATTCTAAAGAAGAAACTAAAGAAATAAAAGAAGATACAGAAGCAGCAAAAATTCAAGAATAATTGTTCAGAACCTCATCTTAAAAAATCTAAGTAACCATGTCAAAAAAACATTTTTGTTATCTGATTTTAGCAATTATTATTACTTCTTGCTCTACAAATCCTTATAAAAACACTGAAAAAGCTTACGATCAACAGCTTAAAACTTTAGAGAACCAAATTACAAGTAAAGATCCACAGGCAATACCTCCTATTCCTCCTGTTGTTATTGATACTTCTTATGCATCGCAATTAGGGATTGTAAAAGATACTTTATCAAAAACAGGATCTACTTATTTACAAAATGGAGTAAATACAGAATGGGTTGGTACTGTAAATTTTAATTTAAGAAAACCTAGTTTTATTGTTTTACACCATACGGCGCAAGATTCTATTCAGCAAACAATTAAAACTTTTACCTTAACAAGAACACAAGTAAGTGCTCATTATATTATTTCTGAAAACGGAAAGGTGGTTCAGATGCTTAATGACTATTTAAGAGCTTGGCATGCAGGCGCATCGACTTGGGGGAAAAATACTGATTTGAATTCTTCTTCTATTGGAATTGAGCTTGACAATAATGGTTTTAAACCTTTTACAGAAGCACAAATTAGTAGTTTGGTCGCTCTTTTGACAAAATTGAAAAAAGAATACAATATACCAACTCAAAATATTTTAGGTCATTCAGACATTGCTCCAGGAAGAAAACAAGATCCAAGCGCTTTATTTCCTTGGAAAACTCTTGCTGAAAAAGGTTTTGGAATCTGGCCGGATCAGGTTCTTGAAGAAGCTCCTTTTGACTTTAAAATTGAACAGGCTTTGAGAATTATTGGTTACAATACTAAGAATCTTTCGGCTGCAATTATGGCGTTCAAATTACACTATATTCAAACTGATGTAACGCCAACTCTGGATCGAAAAACAATAGATACTATTTACTCGATCTACAAAAAACAAGTTCAGTAAGAGATATTTACAAAAAGATATAAAAAACGCATTTCCGGAAATCTGGAAATGCGTTTTTCTTTTATGGTATATTCTTGTTTTATTTCTATAAAGAATATTCTTCTTCGTATAAAAGTTTGCCACGAATTGGGATCAATACGGAAACCTGTGGAGCTATAAAAATTAAGGATGAATTTAACAGCAAAGGGCGCAAAGTTTTTTTGTTATAGATTACGCTCATTAAACGCAAAGTTCGCAAAGCTTTATCAATATAACTTTGCGAACTTTGCGTTTATATAAAAACCCTAGGAATAAAAAACCTTTGCGCCCTTGGCGGTCAAAATGATTAGTCAATACAAAATATTTTATGTTTCTCCACAGGTTTTTGTGTTGATCCACGACTCGACCGAAGGGAATAGGCGAAGCAATTGCACGAATTTTCACTAATCATTTTTGCGCATATTCTATTCTTATTTTATCCAGTTTGTAATTAAACATTCACACAAAGTAATTAGTAAAAATTCGTGTAATTTGTGGCAAAAGAAAACCTTGTTCCAATAAAAAAGCTGCCAAAACATTAATATGTTTCGACAGCTCCAAAAAAAAAAAAAAAAAATATCAATCTTTATCTCTAGAAAGAGTATGTTGTAGCTATTAATCCGAAGAAAGATCCTCCTGTTGGATTAGCATCTTTGTCTAAAAAGACATCTTCTGATGCTGCATCGTATCTAAACTCTGGAATTATAGTAAGTTTTCCAACTTTATAATTTAACGAAATTGTGTTTGCAAAAACGTTTGTCCCTGCAACTGTACCTAAACTTGCAGCAGCGTCTTTAGCATCAAAATATTCCATTCTGTATGCTAAGCTCAAAGTTGGTTTGAATGCGTAATTAGCATATCCAACTAATGAAAACCATTCTCCATCTAAGTCACTATCAAAATCATTTTTAGTTTTAGCATACGTTGCATTAAATCCTAAAGCAAAAGCATCCGTTATTGTTTTTGACGCCACAAAATCAATTTGTGTTTTATTTTCATCAGATGGCACTACTAAAGTTCCGGGAGTAGGATTTGTACTTCCTGATGTAAAATTCAAATAAGCACTTCCTGTCTCACCCACATATCCTAATTGACCTATGTATGTTTTTTGAGTAGAACCTGCATCCATTGCTGATTTAAAATCAGTTGGATTTGTGATACCAAACATAGCAGTAAATTTTCCAGATGTATACTGTGCCTTTACCCCTGTATTAAAGAACGGTCCGTATGAAAATGCATATGACATACTGTAGTTTTTATTTCCTATCGCGTCTAATACTTCATAGCCAATATGTGTTCCGAAACTACCAGCTACTACTTTAAATTTATCTGTAATTTGATATGTAAAGAACAATTGTTTTATTAAAAATTTAGAATAAATATCTTTATCTGTTGTTTCATTATATGAAAATTCTCCTGCTCTTTTTCCGAATCCTAAATCTACAAAAACAGAAGCTTTTCCGAAAGTATGACCTGCCTGAACTGACGCCATTCCTAGTTCAAATGAATCCTGAGAGTTGGTAAAGCTCGTTAATCCGTTCATTTGTTTTGAAAAATCATATTTATAATAAGCATCTGCTGACCCGCTCCAAGTTGTTGCTGGCGAAACTGGTGTTTCTGTATCATCTTGGGCAAAGGCAAAAGAACTCGTTAACATCGCGGCAAAAATGTGTAATACTTTTTTCATGGTTTAATTGGTTTTTAGTTATTAATTGATTTTGGTTAGTTAATCTTTTATATATCTATTTAATAGTATAAGTCGTTTCTAAAACCTTCACATTCTCCCCTAAAACCTCTTCATTTTCATTAGCGAATTTATTAACTTTTGTATGAGTAGAACAATTCAAATCTATTTTTTTGACGTTTTACAGCGAGAATTATGGATTACAAAAATTATTTTAACAATAATCGTGATTTGACATTATAACAGATTTATTTTTGAAAATTCAATAACACGTTTTTAGAACAAACCACTAAAAAAAATCAACGTAAATCTAAAAATATCACACAAACAACCAAAAAACACATATAAAACACATTTTAAAATTATATACCCCCATAAAAAATAGGGGTATTTGTAAAAATAAAATTAAATCCACCAAATAACACTTATAAATACAGCTCTAAAGAAACAAAAAAAACAAACCGTCAAAATTCCTACAAAAATAAAACGCTGATTTTATCAAAATGCTAATAAACCAATACCAATATTTTTCAATTTTAAATCAGCACTTTATAATTAAAACAAAAAAACCTGTTCAGAATCTGAACAGGTTTACCTCTAAAAATAATTCAACAATTTTATTCTTGCGTATTATACTTTCTTAAAAACTCGCGAACTTTAATTCCGGATTCTTTTAAATCTTCATCTTTCCACTTTCCTTCTGATTTTGCAGATTTTTTCAAAATAGAACATGTTTCGTCTTTATCAGAAACAGACCAAGTTATCCAACTTAGCTTTTTAGATTCCATCCAATCTATATATTCCTGCCAGGCTTTCAGGTTTAGCGGTCCGTCACCGGAAGCTTCCATTCCTGCAGACTCCGAAACAAAAATTGGCAAACCACTTTTTATAGCATCGTCCGTTCTGTCTCTTAATTCTTTTCCATGCGTTGCGGCATAAAAATGCATGGTATACATTATATTATCATATCCTCGAATTGGGTCTTCGGCAGGAAGATTTACATCCTGATCCCAATGTGGCGATCCTACCAAAATAATATTTTTAGGATCGTTCTCTCGAATTACTTTAATTACCTCTTCGGCGTAAGCCTTAACTTCTGACCACGATTCGTAATCAGGTTCATTAAAAACTTCATAAATTATATTGGGATATTTGCCATATTTCTTAGACATTTCGGCAAAAAAAGCTTTGGCTTCTTCCAGATTAATATTATGACTGTGCCAATCTATAATTACATATATATCAGATTTTATGGCTCCATTTACTACAGCCTCGATTTTTTCTTTTGAGAATTGTGGTTCTTTCAAATAAGCCCACTCTCCTATTTCAATTCCCATTGCAGCACGCACGACATTACAATTAAAATCCTTTTTTAACCAATTAACGGCTTTCTCATTATAAAACCTTGGCCACATACTATGCCAGCCAAAACTCATTCCTCTTAATACAATTGGATTATTATCCTTATCTACTAACTGAGTTCCTAATACACTAAGTTGTCCATGATGTTTTACAAATTGCGCTTTTGAAACGCAAAACATCAAGAGTAAAGCAATTGTAAAAAATTTGGTCTTTGATTTCATAGCAAACTGTTTTAAGGAATTAATCTTAGCGTAATAACGTCATGAGAAGCAATATCGGCAATAAAATTCTTTTTGGTGTTTCCTATTTCTTTATTCTTCCAAAGGTCTTTTAATTTGAAGGTTGTTTTATTAAAATCAGCTTCAAAGCCAAAATCAGCATCTTTAATAGTATGTTTTTTCCAATCAAAATTGACTTTCTTAGCAACTTCACTTCTATTTAAAAAAGTTATAGCCCAATTTCCATCTGATAAAGGTTTTACCCAAACTTCTAATCCATCTTCGGCAGAATATTTAAAACCCTGAATTCCCATTTTATCCTGATTAACCGCTATTAATTCCTTATTAGTTAAAATCGCAAGGGTTTCTTTTGACATTTTTCTAAAATCATTTCCGGCAATTAATGGAGACGCCATCATTGACCACATTGTAAAATGTGCTTTATCTTCGATATTTGTCATTCCGTCGCCAACTTCCATCATATCAAAATCATTCCAATGATCCGGACCAGAATATTTGCGGATATCTTTACGCATTTCGATAATTTTCATAAATCCCCAAGACGACCAATTTCCTTCTTCGTGTTTGAACTCACAATCAAAACAAGGATAAATATCGCCCGAAATTCTCCATAAATTCCCAATTGGTTTTCCCCATTCCCAAGGCTGATTATCTCCCCATTCGCAAAGACTGAAAACAATTGGTTTTCCAGCAGTTTTAAGTGCATTACTCATTGTTGTATAAGCTTCTTTGGCAGTAATTCCTTGTGTATTACACCAATCGTATTTTAAGAAATCTATACCCAATTTAGCATAAAATCTTGCATCCTGATACTCATAACCGCGTGTTCCCGGATAACCGGCACAAGTTTGGGTTCCAGCACAATTATACAATCCAAATTTCAGACCTTTACCGTGTACATAATCTATAACAGCTTTCATTCCGTTAGGAAATTTAACAGGATCAGGAACTAAATCACCATTTGCATCACGTTCTCTTGTCATCCAGCCATCATCTAACACAATATAATTGTAACCCGCAGCCGCCATTCCGGATGAAACCATAATATCTGCGGTTTCTTTTACCAATTTTTCATCGATATTGGTTTCAAAAGTATTCCATGAATTCCAACCCATTGGCGGTGTCATGGCAAGACCTTCAAATTTACCTGCTTTTTGTGTGTGCGTATTTCCTTGGCTAAAGCCGAAACCTGATATACTTAATGCAAACAATAGTAGTACTGTTTTTTTCATTTTATTCTATTTTGATATTTTGTAATGTTGTTATTTTTTAATCTGCGGAAACAGAATAATATTTTATTAAATTATAAAAAACTCCAAATCGATGTCTCGAAATGGAGTTCTTTTTGTTATTAAAGAACGTTTTTTAATTCACAACCAGATTTTTCGTTCTCACATTACCGTTTTGATACGTTACCTGAACCACATAAAGTCCAGATATCAACGAAGATCCAACTGTAGATTTAAGTTGAATTGCGGTACTTGAATTCAACAATGGAAAGCTTGTCATCAAAATACCTGAACTATTAAATACTTTACATGTTCCTGTAAAAGCAGGCGTTACTGCCGGTGCAACTATCGTTAAATATCCATTACTATACGGATTTGGTGAAACTGTAAATTCATAATTTGTTCCCGGAGCATTATTTGCACAACCTATTAAATTTAAAGGAACCGAATTCCCATAAGATGTCACCGTTACTGAATTTGACAAACAACCGCCAGAAGATGTCGTGCTTGTCAGGTCATATAAAAAATAAGATTCTCCGTTTAACGGTAATTTCAATTCGAATACATTTTTAGACGTTTGTGTAATTACAATGCTTGCATCTGCAATTCTAGGCGCAATACTATAATTGGTATTAGGACTTGGATTTGGAATTGGTGTAACATTCAACGTTATAATATGATATTGGGTTGTACAATAATCATTCGTTTTTGTTACAGTATAATTTGGCGTAGTTGGTGGCGTTGGCGTAATAAAATAAAAGTTTGGTGTTTGTGCAACAACAGTTGTTCCAGAGTAAAATGTTGCAAAAATATAATATGGCGCTGTTATTTGATTTCCCGGTTTTACCACGACTTTATTAAGCGTTTTGGGAGCCGGATCTCCTGAAAAAGTGATTCCTGAATTATCACTAGCAGACCAAATAACCGTGTCATAACTATTTATATCTGGCGCATTATTAATGCGATAATAAGGACTACTCGATATACAATAAGGATTAAGACCGTCAATTGTTTGAGCTTGTCCAATCGAAATTATTAAAAGAAAAAAAACCGATAATAAAAAGAATTTTCTTTTTACTGAACCAAAATTCGAAATGTAATTGTTTTTCATAATTATATTTTTTTGTGTTAAAATAAATGATATATGTAAATTTAAACATCCATTTTACACACATTCAATACTATTTTATTAAAACACAATACTATATCGTCAATTTAAGAAAGAATTTTCTTTAATAAAAAACTCCATTCCGAAATGCCGAAATGGAGTTTTTACATTACTAATTACAATTCACTATTCTGCTTTTAACATGAAACCAATATTGTCGATATAAAAGGTATTTGGTAAACCATCACCTTTTGCCGTTGCTGTTAAGTTTTGGAACGTAATATTCTGAACACGATCTGAACTGCTAAACATTGACCACGGAAGATAGAATGTTTTCCACTCTGTAGTCACACTCACTACAGGCGAATTTGTCCAATCTCCGTTAAATACCAATCTCACTTTTCCTTCGGCTTTTGCTTTAATTGCAACTCGTATTCCTGAATATGGCGCAAGTTTGTCAAACCATCCCCAGTTTCCTTCCAAACTTCCCCATGCATCCATATCTTTTGTAACGTAAGTTGTTCCTTGTTCTGCTTTTTCATCTTTCACATATGCAGGTGCCGGATAACCTAATCCATAATAAGAAACATCATCAAGTATTGCGGTTCCAACGGCATAAGTAGAAGTTGTTGCTCCTGAAATATTCGCAATTGTAAGATATCTCAAATCAGCATTTTCCGGTAATTTGATAACCACTTTTTCCAGTGTAGAAGAAACCACTGTAACCGGAACTTCTGGTAATGTTTTTGTTTTTGCAAGTGTAACAACAGGATTCAAAAAGTATTTTCCGGTTATTGTTACTTCTTGTCCAGCCGTTGCGTTAATTGGATAAAATTGCAAAAAGGTTGGAACCGGAGGTTTAATCACAAAATCAAAAAGTGCTGTTCCTCTTTGTGTTACTACTTTTAACTTATTTGATGCATTTGCATAAGGCGTATTTTCATCCAATAATATGATGATATCCGTATCTGTTACAAAAGTTGGTCTGAAATAAGTATCAAAGTCGTTAAAATAAACCTTTGTTGTAGTAAGAAATCCTTTACCATGAATCACATAGTAATTTTTTGGATCTCCAACTCTAACCGGAGTTAATGGTTTTAAACTACCATCTGTATTATAACCTGATGGTGCTACATATTCAATAGCTGGTGCACTACCAGAAGAAGCTGATGCACTATCATCATTTGAGCATGAACTAAAAAACATTAGAGATAACATCCATGTCATACATGCCGCTAACGAAACAATTTTTATATTTTTCATATTTTTATTTTTAAAAATTATTTAAAAGTATACGGAGCTACTTCTTTCAATTTTGGATTTTTAATCAAATCATCAGATGGATAAGGCAATAAAAGGTTTGCTGCAGAAATCGAAATGTGTTTTTCAACTTCTCTATTTCCTCTGTTTTGAGCTTCCAGAATTGCTTTAGCCTGACTAAAAGGCAAACGCCCTAAATCAAA
This genomic window from Flavobacterium sp. 9 contains:
- a CDS encoding OmpP1/FadL family transporter — protein: MKKIFFLLITGLTVSVSHSQEVSDAIRYAQDNITGTARFRAMSGAFGAVGGDLSSITVNPAGSAIFSNNQVGVTFSNQSTKNNSDYFNTKTSENDNSFILNQAGGVFVFHDHNPNNNWRKITIGATYENTRNFDNSTFSAGTNPTHSVGDYFSEFANYGNGGTPVPFQVINTGNNITYTYGDLGSRYPNGQYPNLSGYTAQQAYLGYMGKVIGYDNNTNSYTTKIPAGGNYYQDNILNESGYNSKVSFNIATSYKDRIYFGANLNVHVLDYRRSSSFYESNINPLTGTETISNLTFNNDLYTYGNGFSFQLGAIAKVTEAFRLGLAYESNTWYDLYDETSQALFTTRQALNGPELNADVAPNVVNVYESYTLQTPGKTTFSAAYVFGKSGLISVDYSIKDYGNTKYKPTNGFNGINDQISNQLTSNGELRVGAEYKIKQLSLRGGYRFEGSPYKDKTTIGDLNSYSGGLGYNFGATKIDLAYSYFERKSNQPFFETGFSGAPNITSKLNNVSLTLLFEL
- the rimO gene encoding 30S ribosomal protein S12 methylthiotransferase RimO; translation: MRTKSLKKNKINVITLGCSKNVYDSEVLMGQLRANGKEVEHEAPAEREGNIIVINTCGFIDNAKAESVNMILEYADKKDKGLVDKVFVTGCLSERYRPDLEKEIPNVDQYFGTTELPQLLKALGADYKHELLGERLTTTPKNYAYLKIAEGCDRPCSFCAIPLMRGSHVSQPIEKLVKEAQGLAKNGVKELILIAQDLTYYGLDIYKKRNLAELLEELAKVEGIEWIRLHYAYPTGFPMDVLELMKREPKICNYIDIPLQHISDSILKSMRRGTTQAKTTQLLKDFRAAVPGMAIRTTLIVGYPGETQEDFEILKDFVQEMKFDRMGCFAYSHEENTHAYLLEDNVPDDVKQARANEIMELQSQISWDLNQEKVGQVFRCIIDRKEGAHFVGRTEFDSPDVDNEVLIDASKHYVKTGEFVNIRIIEATEFDLYGEPA
- a CDS encoding N-acetylmuramoyl-L-alanine amidase, which codes for MSKKHFCYLILAIIITSCSTNPYKNTEKAYDQQLKTLENQITSKDPQAIPPIPPVVIDTSYASQLGIVKDTLSKTGSTYLQNGVNTEWVGTVNFNLRKPSFIVLHHTAQDSIQQTIKTFTLTRTQVSAHYIISENGKVVQMLNDYLRAWHAGASTWGKNTDLNSSSIGIELDNNGFKPFTEAQISSLVALLTKLKKEYNIPTQNILGHSDIAPGRKQDPSALFPWKTLAEKGFGIWPDQVLEEAPFDFKIEQALRIIGYNTKNLSAAIMAFKLHYIQTDVTPTLDRKTIDTIYSIYKKQVQ
- a CDS encoding outer membrane beta-barrel protein; this translates as MKKVLHIFAAMLTSSFAFAQDDTETPVSPATTWSGSADAYYKYDFSKQMNGLTSFTNSQDSFELGMASVQAGHTFGKASVFVDLGFGKRAGEFSYNETTDKDIYSKFLIKQLFFTYQITDKFKVVAGSFGTHIGYEVLDAIGNKNYSMSYAFSYGPFFNTGVKAQYTSGKFTAMFGITNPTDFKSAMDAGSTQKTYIGQLGYVGETGSAYLNFTSGSTNPTPGTLVVPSDENKTQIDFVASKTITDAFALGFNATYAKTKNDFDSDLDGEWFSLVGYANYAFKPTLSLAYRMEYFDAKDAAASLGTVAGTNVFANTISLNYKVGKLTIIPEFRYDAASEDVFLDKDANPTGGSFFGLIATTYSF
- a CDS encoding glycoside hydrolase family 5 protein gives rise to the protein MKSKTKFFTIALLLMFCVSKAQFVKHHGQLSVLGTQLVDKDNNPIVLRGMSFGWHSMWPRFYNEKAVNWLKKDFNCNVVRAAMGIEIGEWAYLKEPQFSKEKIEAVVNGAIKSDIYVIIDWHSHNINLEEAKAFFAEMSKKYGKYPNIIYEVFNEPDYESWSEVKAYAEEVIKVIRENDPKNIILVGSPHWDQDVNLPAEDPIRGYDNIMYTMHFYAATHGKELRDRTDDAIKSGLPIFVSESAGMEASGDGPLNLKAWQEYIDWMESKKLSWITWSVSDKDETCSILKKSAKSEGKWKDEDLKESGIKVREFLRKYNTQE
- a CDS encoding glycoside hydrolase family 27 protein, with the translated sequence MKKTVLLLFALSISGFGFSQGNTHTQKAGKFEGLAMTPPMGWNSWNTFETNIDEKLVKETADIMVSSGMAAAGYNYIVLDDGWMTRERDANGDLVPDPVKFPNGMKAVIDYVHGKGLKFGLYNCAGTQTCAGYPGTRGYEYQDARFYAKLGIDFLKYDWCNTQGITAKEAYTTMSNALKTAGKPIVFSLCEWGDNQPWEWGKPIGNLWRISGDIYPCFDCEFKHEEGNWSSWGFMKIIEMRKDIRKYSGPDHWNDFDMMEVGDGMTNIEDKAHFTMWSMMASPLIAGNDFRKMSKETLAILTNKELIAVNQDKMGIQGFKYSAEDGLEVWVKPLSDGNWAITFLNRSEVAKKVNFDWKKHTIKDADFGFEADFNKTTFKLKDLWKNKEIGNTKKNFIADIASHDVITLRLIP
- a CDS encoding T9SS type A sorting domain-containing protein: MKNNYISNFGSVKRKFFLLSVFFLLIISIGQAQTIDGLNPYCISSSPYYRINNAPDINSYDTVIWSASDNSGITFSGDPAPKTLNKVVVKPGNQITAPYYIFATFYSGTTVVAQTPNFYFITPTPPTTPNYTVTKTNDYCTTQYHIITLNVTPIPNPSPNTNYSIAPRIADASIVITQTSKNVFELKLPLNGESYFLYDLTSTTSSGGCLSNSVTVTSYGNSVPLNLIGCANNAPGTNYEFTVSPNPYSNGYLTIVAPAVTPAFTGTCKVFNSSGILMTSFPLLNSSTAIQLKSTVGSSLISGLYVVQVTYQNGNVRTKNLVVN